From one Thermovirga sp. genomic stretch:
- the upp gene encoding uracil phosphoribosyltransferase, with translation MLATGGSAVAAIDLVKKKGGTKISLLSLIAAPEGVAKVHDRHPDVVIFAAALDSHLDDHGYIVPGLGDAGDRLFGTR, from the coding sequence ATGCTCGCCACCGGGGGTTCCGCCGTTGCCGCGATCGACCTGGTCAAGAAAAAGGGGGGAACGAAGATATCCCTTCTCAGCCTTATCGCGGCGCCCGAGGGCGTCGCAAAGGTTCACGACAGGCACCCCGATGTGGTAATATTCGCCGCTGCCCTTGACAGCCATCTCGATGATCATGGCTATATCGTTCCGGGCCTGGGTGATGCGGGCGACCGCCTTTTCGGGACCCGGTAG